From one Chanodichthys erythropterus isolate Z2021 chromosome 3, ASM2448905v1, whole genome shotgun sequence genomic stretch:
- the LOC137014155 gene encoding uncharacterized protein, which translates to MPPRISPLKDAMHHVVSKTDKTFKLDVKYINAEKGRGVFAKSSFCKGDFVVEYRGDMINDAELQRRRKRYHASCAAFMFDFKWRGKTWCIDASREDGSFGRIVNDDHKHPNCKMKKIDVNGKPHLCLFALNDIKEGEEITYDYGGEDYPWRTQMSSIAVDTSTGDSDPSLRSETRVDDESAHISSPQLMSSIAVDTSTGDSDPSLRSETRVDDESAHISSPQLMSSIAVDTSTGDSDPSLRSETRVDDESAHISSPQLMSSIAVDTSTGDSDPSLRSETRVDDESAHISSPQLMSSIAVDTSTGDSDPSLRSETRVDDESAHISSPQLIVTQLQNEVFVPRLRRTKSIIMKDTDLQDSGELFDSTPESSDNYVPNTTSESDSDVSLTLNPTKRQLLDELNVDESGSVSSPDCDTTTTDKMNSLTSEASGTGEEPSSSQNTINAVVVCEYQKRDGSRVYNKRHYCLYCSKPYAKMARHLESSHVNKSDVARALSFPKGSKERKQQLDYIRNRGNYAHNAAVMESGEGELVPFKRPPKKVQGEDFMHCAYCQGLFTRKVLWRHMRSCRLKPQAVLPKPGKNRVQSMCTYTGPVPSNMSKQLWGVISAMNPDPITDIIKNDTVITDIGQHLLNKGGLSAKNKQHVREKMRELGRLIHNARRVTSLKRMEDCVNPKKYMETVKAVKYTCGYDSETDKFKIPSLANKLGNSLVKVSKLLKAQGLISNDKQLVNNASEFLEVHENKWNEMISATALRNISEAKWNLPTVMPFTEDVQKMHAYLSEVQDEWFKSLSESPSTKAWMELAKVCLAQMILFNRRREGEVASMPLSAFLSRDTSDPHEDVDWALSEVEKKLCRHFTRVVTRGKRGRPVPILLTPKMLCALELLVKQREACAVLKDNAYMFARPEAMTHFRGSDCLRGFAKACGAKCPKSLTSTRLRKHAATLSTVLNMTDTEMDQLANFLGHDIRIHREFYRLPEKTLQLAKISKVLMALEQGKLAEFHGKNLDEIGIDPDEKVIDCDEEDGCIQEEHCSSTVDEPSAEVALSPTERNDMPPPPKRRKPPSDQEMPSRANAMRPSSKGKTTQKIPWQQTEVQAVERHMKRFITSLTVPAKSDCDKCLKAEPEALKNRNWKTVKFYIYNRITAYKKKLQCK; encoded by the exons ATGCCACCACGAATCAGCCCCCTTAAGGATGCCATGCATCATGTTGTTTCGAAGACTGACAAGACATTCAAATTAGACGTGAAGTATATAAATGCAGAGAAAG GACGTGGTGTATTTGCAAAGAGTTCCTTTTGCAAAGGTGATTTTGTTGTTGAGTACAGGGGAGATATGATAAATGATGCAGAACTGCAGAGGAGAAGAAAACGTTACCATGCATCCTGTGCTGCGTTTATGTTTGATTTCAAGTGGCGAGGGAAAACATGGTG tATTGATGCCTCAAGAGAAGATGGATCTTTCGGGCGGATAGTTaatgatgaccacaaacatccAAATTGTAAGATGAAGAAAATTGATGTGAATGGAAAGCCACACCTTTGTCTGTTTGCCCTTAATGACATTAAAGAAGGAGAAGAAATTACCTATGATTATGGAGGAGAAGACTACCCATGGAGAACACAA ATGAGCAGCATTGCTGTTGATACCAGTACAGGTGATTCTGATCCATCTCTCCGGTCAGAGACTCGGGTGGACGATGAATCTGCTCATATCAGCTCTCCTCAACTG ATGAGCAGCATTGCTGTTGATACCAGTACAGGTGATTCTGATCCATCTCTCCGGTCAGAGACTCGGGTGGACGATGAATCTGCTCATATCAGCTCTCCTCAACTG ATGAGCAGCATTGCTGTTGATACCAGTACAGGTGATTCTGATCCATCTCTCCGGTCAGAGACTCGGGTGGACGATGAATCTGCTCATATCAGCTCTCCTCAACTG ATGAGCAGCATTGCTGTTGATACCAGTACAGGTGATTCTGATCCATCTCTCCGGTCAGAGACTCGGGTGGACGATGAATCTGCTCATATCAGCTCTCCTCAACTG ATGAGCAGCATTGCTGTTGATACCAGTACAGGTGATTCTGATCCATCTCTCCGGTCAGAGACTCGGGTGGACGATGAATCTGCTCATATCAGCTCTCCTCAACTG ATTGTGACACAGCTTCAAAATGAAGTTTTTGTACCCAGACTGAGACGGACTAAAAGTATCATA atgAAAGACACGGATCTTCAAGATTCTGGTGAGCTCTTTGATTCTACACCAGAGAGTTCAGATAATTACGTTCCAAATACCACTTCCGAAAGTGACAGTGATGTTAGCCTTACACTAAACCCAACAAAACGTCAGCTTCTTGATGAACTGAATGTTGATGAATCTGGCTCAGTGAGTTCCCCTGACTGTGACACAACAACCACAGACAAAATGAACAGCCTCACGTCTGAAGCATCTGGAACAGGAGAAGAACCCAGTTCAAGTCAGAACACAATAAATGCCGTAGTTGTTTGTGAATACCAAAAAAGAGATGGCAGTAGAGTGTACAACAAGAGACATTACTGCTTGTATTGCTCTAAACCTTATGCTAAGATGGCAAGGCATCTAGAAAGTTCACATGTAAATAAATCTGATGTGGCTAGAGCTCTAAGCTTTCCAAAGGGTTCAAAGGAGAGAAAACAACAGCTGGATTATATTCGCAACAGAGGAAACTATGCCCACAATGCTGCTGTTATGGAATCAGGAGAGGGGGAACTAGTGCCATTTAAACGGCCACCTAAAAAAGTGCAGGGAGAAGATTTCATGCATTGTGCATACTGTCAAGGACTTTTTACAAGAAAGGTCCTGTGGCGACACATGCGTTCTTGTAGACTTAAACCTCAGGCAGTCCTCCCCAAACCAGGAAAAAACCGTGTTCAGTCCATGTGTACGTACACTGGGCCTGTGCCTTCAAACATGTCCAAACAACTGTGGGGAGTAATCAGTGCTATGAATCCTGACCCAATCAcagatataataaaaaatgacacaGTAATTACTGATATTGGGCAGCACTTGTTAAACAAAGGTGGGCTATCAGCCAAGAATAAACAGCATGTGCGAGAGAAGATGCGAGAATTGGGAAGGTTGATTCACAATGCGAGGAGAGTCACCTCCTTAAAAAGAATGGAAGATTGTGTAAATCCAAAGAAGTACATGGAGACTGTCAAAGCTGTCAAGTATACGTGTGGGTATGACAGTGAAACCGACAAATTCAAGATTCCATCGCTTGCAAACAAGCTTGGTAATTCCCTGGTTAAAGTAAGCAAACTCTTAAAAGCCCAGGGCTTAATCTCAAATGACAAACAGCTTGTGAATAATGCCAGTGAGTTTCTTGAAGTCCATGAGAACAAGTGGAACGAGATGATCTCGGCTACAGCATTGAGGAACATCAGTGAAGCAAAGTGGAATCTACCCACTGTCATGCCCTTTACTGAAGATGTTCAAAAAATGCATGCATATCTCAGTGAAGTGCAAGACGAGTGGTTCAAATCACTCTCTGAAAGTCCCTCTACTAAAGCCTGGATGGAGCTGGCGAAGGTATGTCTAGCCCAGATGATTCTCTTTAACCGGCGCAGGGAAGGAGAGGTGGCCAGCATGCCTTTGTCTGCCTTTCTATCAAGAGACACCTCTGATCCGCATGAGGATGTGGACTGGGCACTCTCTGAAGTGGAAAAAAAACTCTGCAGACACTTCACAAGGGTTGTCACCAGGGGAAAGCGTGGTCGACCAGTTCCAATTCTTCTTACACCAAAAATGCTGTGTGCCTTAGAACTCCTTGTTAAGCAGAGAGAGGCTTGTGCGGTTTTAAAAGACAATGCCTATATGTTTGCTAGACCAGAAGCCATGACACATTTTCGAGGGTCAGACTGCCTCCGTGGCTTTGCCAAGGCATGTGGTGCAAAGTGTCCCAAGTCACTGACATCTACCAGACTGCGAAAGCATGCCGCAACCCTTTCAACAGTGCTGAATATGACCGACACCGAGATGGACCAGCTGGCAAACTTTCTTGGACACGACATAAGAATCCATCGTGAGTTCTATCGACTCCCCGAGAAGACCCTGCAACTTGCCAAGATCAGCAAAGTTCTAATGGCTCTTGAGCAAGGAAAATTAGCTGAGTTCCATGGCAAGAACTTGGACGAAATTGGGATAGATCCTGATG AAAAAGTTATTGACTGTGACGAGGAAGATGGGTGCATACAAGAGGAACACTGTTCATCTACCGTCGACG AACCATCAGCAGAGGTGGCACTTTCTCCTACCGAGAGGAATGATATGCCGCCACCACCCAAGAGACGCAAACCACCATCAGATCAAGAGATGCCTTCAAGAGCCAATGCTATGAGGCCTTCTTCCAAAG GTAAAACTACACAGAAGATTCCCTGGCAGCAGACTGAGGTGCAGGCAGTGGAAAGGCACATGAAGCGTTTTATCACATCACTCACTGTTCCAGCAAAGAGCGACTGTGACAAATGTCTTAAAGCTGAACCAGAAGCGCTGAAGAACCGCAATTGGAAGACCGTAaagttttacatttataatcgTATTACAGCTTACAAAAAGAAATTGCAGTGCAAATAA